In a genomic window of bacterium:
- a CDS encoding DNA methyltransferase: MTQASLFRHQEIAEPSITSVEPLPFNGHRETSLDFRGIRASSGVHGIHPYPAMLHFLVVRRLIEDYSHEGATVMDPFMGSGVTAVECLIRGRNYAGFDINPLAVLISKVRTTAIPNVRLQKVLSEIAQRYKDADAPPVFFHNIQYWFHDDVIQKLSALRESMAQVDDEDMRLFFDVAFSETVRRVSRTRYNEFKLLRRKNDVHNASVMKTFHDVSLRNMAMLAEFYRSNPPTTAEMCLEERDIVGGIPIGDGTVDLVVTSPPYGDSRTTVAYGQFSRLSLRWLGREERVDSASLGSKARIITQDLPSEVLNDFVARIAGRDDKRAKEVFSFYFDLYQAVRIIARKVKPGGHVCIVVGNRRVKGIQLPTDKICADFFESESFAHIKTAVRAISNKRMPGENSPSNVAGQKDVTMQYEYVVILRRCPSQPRRQPAKPAPTLSTYGSFPQMGS, translated from the coding sequence ATGACGCAGGCAAGCCTGTTTAGACATCAGGAAATCGCCGAACCCAGCATAACCTCGGTGGAGCCGCTGCCGTTCAACGGGCACAGGGAAACCTCCCTCGACTTCCGCGGCATCCGCGCCTCGAGCGGTGTCCACGGGATTCATCCCTATCCAGCCATGCTGCACTTCCTGGTTGTCAGGAGGCTAATCGAGGACTACTCGCACGAGGGTGCGACCGTCATGGACCCGTTCATGGGATCGGGCGTAACAGCGGTGGAGTGCCTCATACGAGGCAGGAACTACGCCGGCTTTGACATCAACCCGCTTGCGGTCCTGATATCGAAAGTCCGGACGACGGCAATACCTAACGTTCGGCTCCAGAAGGTCCTCTCAGAGATAGCACAGAGATATAAAGATGCGGACGCCCCCCCGGTCTTTTTTCACAACATCCAGTATTGGTTCCACGATGACGTTATCCAGAAGCTGTCGGCCCTTAGAGAATCTATGGCTCAGGTTGACGACGAGGACATGCGATTGTTCTTTGATGTGGCCTTCTCTGAGACAGTCAGGAGGGTCTCAAGAACGCGATACAACGAGTTCAAGCTGCTCCGAAGAAAGAATGACGTGCACAACGCGAGCGTTATGAAGACCTTTCACGACGTGTCGCTCAGGAACATGGCGATGCTGGCCGAGTTCTATCGAAGCAATCCGCCGACAACGGCGGAGATGTGTCTGGAGGAGAGAGATATCGTTGGCGGCATCCCGATAGGCGATGGCACGGTTGACCTCGTCGTAACCTCTCCACCCTACGGCGATTCAAGGACAACGGTTGCCTACGGCCAGTTCTCGCGGCTGTCGCTGAGGTGGCTGGGGCGCGAGGAGAGAGTTGATAGTGCCTCGCTGGGCAGCAAGGCTCGGATTATCACACAAGACCTGCCGTCAGAGGTGCTGAACGATTTCGTTGCGAGGATTGCCGGGAGGGACGACAAACGAGCGAAAGAGGTCTTCTCGTTCTACTTTGACTTGTACCAAGCGGTTAGAATCATCGCCAGAAAGGTGAAACCCGGCGGCCATGTGTGCATCGTCGTCGGGAACCGGCGTGTGAAGGGCATCCAGCTGCCGACGGACAAGATATGCGCAGACTTCTTCGAGAGCGAGAGCTTCGCACACATCAAGACAGCTGTTCGGGCGATCTCTAACAAGCGGATGCCCGGAGAAAACTCACCGTCCAACGTGGCAGGGCAAAAAGACGTAACAATGCAATATGAGTATGTCGTGATACTCCGAAGATGCCCGTCTCAGCCTCGGCGGCAGCCAGCAAAGCCGGCCCCTACGTTGTCAACTTATGGGAGTTTCCCCCAAATGGGTAGCTGA